One Bombus pyrosoma isolate SC7728 linkage group LG9, ASM1482585v1, whole genome shotgun sequence genomic window carries:
- the LOC122570993 gene encoding uncharacterized protein LOC122570993 isoform X1 gives MISANFPNAEEKMLLLVLVLAGCLNVLEIVRCQELSVIRHSDGDIFTLEGSCTEACTVLSSGTASPYTRSPSTAGLVPLNNTCTCQCNHGLPTFREDLHICVNDIHECNVAGFVSNTGQIERVPYVFLPQRGQIIYPHAEIRFEGVSTPVCGITGAQQLGRAGWSELRNLSDTEPPFRLFRDEGRTFLQWIGETGLRAAAEGRVVTAKLVCRDASPKSKLPGVFTPCVAFRVAGSPSKSNVREVMFSSTTQLSQGLSATEYTAIGLSSVILALIYVASVSLYLHSKKARRKIVEEPEISLTPGREVSGLVKNNPLLAASRHFESDTNSGLTESDLGDDLPPSDGEQGFENITSAIVHPHCIYMEQSEGCFGTGSILGERLPEEDVRVVETADNPHQQDVPVLPGAQRRKLYFNPAYFDRQLLLAPPPAAIEFLLKIREVISIAKHKMAAKRFVPTLVGIPEEEMNTEHCDTTKNQQQSASNSAQSSITKSRKSQRCTGCPGCTNSFRDTPALPEPDQTNPGESKVRAWLEDVRSTPQRRWRDAEEARKALQENTKTFNKNLEYLKELAKREFDTDVKGLTGKLLSSWKDNPPMIKTFQNVARSEILETGDRHSISKRSTKSMFEESNYYSSRNEDCSVSNGNDVINARVRNAIENSFIKQMEENATLEEETMEKTEAEVENIVVPKDEDNKMEERMAIKESSLGKQANKFNENTTRSKKELPDMINELPGAKNTAKRIMDAVIREMVDAKVLEHHSRSGNITDYEVDSLERSKSSRKSSTSPESTDQSSPALSTALPMDEELTMQNAVINTRTGEMMVPNKLNKDILERSYYNSLPELISSQKSESYSLVSEVYVNDGYDSPACSDDSGPEIQYEPENPGHLTIKVQDSPKNYVKQDESEYEPDTLDRKPMKLKINDDVNYEKDVPDEIYVDSLERPAQILLKSKGSFRDQDSSKNGSCLQRGYGSLREIYEARLKSCPKDLSNSTKSLNGHLDDSMSWKKCKYLTPETRQLKRQRQPSNQPDVVPLPPMEDIYQHPKPPRRVKDAELPSNSLSKNCWDRSPAEAGDPTTSNGAPVPLEHTHVGTTDCSYSCKSQSPEESMTRCRHQLEDQIRSNCTRGKSKSNVSASWSNPRSHKDKKKLFDQYHKQDNQRRNSEPQTYKKHLTKPSRNCESTNNSTSHLSGYQQPRMKVEDSGYLSSTDSNGSHKQLLKHEVSSVSETDETESVCDGASESGAESVGTDSVFFGNFRRLSGVEIGAKHMYLQPFCTKNENGVLERANFSTSDSETESFITVLPPCGTREPI, from the exons AATGCAGAGGAGAAGATGCTTCTTCTAGTCCTCGTCCTCGCGGGCTGCTTGAACGTTCTCGAGATTGTTCGTTGTCAAGAGCTTTCGGTCATCAGGCACTCCGATGGAGACATTTTCACGTTGGAAG GTTCCTGCACGGAGGCTTGTACGGTGCTCAGCAGCGGAACAGCCAGCCCTTACACACGTAGTCCTTCGACCGCAGGACTCGTTCCTCTCAACAACACCTGCACCTGCCAGTGCAACCACGGCCTCCCTACCTTCCGGGAGGATCTTCACATCTGCGTGAATGATATTCACG AGTGCAACGTGGCTGGTTTCGTCAGTAACACGGGCCAAATCGAAAGGGTGCCGTACGTGTTTTTACCTCAACGTGGCCAAATAATATACCCCCATGCAGAAATTCGATTCGAAG GTGTGAGCACGCCAGTGTGTGGTATAACCGGAGCTCAGCAATTAGGACGCGCAGGATGGTCAGAATTGAGAAACCTTTCGGACACCGAACCACCCTTCAGGCTGTTTCGTGACGAAGGAAGAACGTTCCTTCAG TGGATAGGTGAAACGGGACTAAGAGCGGCAGCTGAGGGTCGAGTAGTGACGGCCAAACTCGTCTGCAGAGACGCCTCGCCGAAGTCGAAGCTTCCCGGCGTCTTCACCCCGTGCGTGGCTTTCAGGGTCGCTGGTTCTCCGTCTAAAAGTA ACGTTCGAGAAGTGATGTTCTCTTCGACGACACAACTCTCGCAAGGTCTTTCCGCCACGGAATACACGGCCATCGGTCTTTCATCCGTGATCCTTGCCTTGATCTACGTTGCGAGCGTGTCCTTGTATCTTCATAGTAAAAAAGCTAGGAGGAAAATCGTCGAGGAGCCGGAAATAAGCTTGACTCCTGGCCGAGAAGTTAGTGGATTGGTGAAGAACAATCCTTTGCTCGCTGCTTCGAGACACTTCGAGAGCGATACTAACAGCGGCTTAACGGAGAGCGATCTTGGCGATGATCTGCCACCGAGCGACGGTGAACAGGGATTTGAAAAT ATTACTTCGGCTATTGTTCATCCCCATTGCATTTACATGGAACAATCTGAGGGTTGCTTTGGAACTGGATCGATTCTAGGTGAAAGACTGCCAGAAGAGGATGTACGAGTCGTGGAAACTGCGGATAATCCGCATCAACAGGATGTGCCGGTGTTACCCGGGGCTCAGAGAAGAAAACTGTACTTCAACCCCGCTTATTTCGACAGACAATTGTTGCTT GCGCCCCCTCCAGCAGCCATCGAGTTCCTTCTCAAAATTCGGGAAGTTATCTCTATCGCGAAGCACAAAATGGCCGCAAAGAGATTCGTTCCTACTCTCGTCG GTATACCGGAAGAAGAAATGAACACGGAGCACTGCGACACCACGAAAAATCAGCAACAATCAGCTTCGAATTCGGCTCAGAGTTCTATTACGAAGTCACGGAAGTCTCAACGATGCACCGGATGCCCAGGTTGCACAAACTCGTTCAGGGACACTCCCGCGCTTCCGGAACCTGATCAAACGAATCCAGGTGAGAGTAAAGTTCGCGCATGGTTAGAGGACGTCAGATCAACGCCTCAACGACGTTGGCGAGACGCGGAGGAAGCTCGGAAAGCGCTTCAGGAAAATACTAAAACCTTCAACAAGAACTTGGAGTATTTAAAAGAGCTGGCCAAACGAGAATTCGACACAGACGTGAAAGGTTTAACAGGAAAACTCCTTTCTTCGTGGAAGGATAATCCACCGATGATAAAAACGTTCCAAAACGTCGCAAGAAGCGAAATCCTGGAGACAGGCGATCGGCATAGCATTTCAAAACGTTCGACCAAGTCGATGTTCGAGGAATCGAACTATTATTCGTCGAGGAACGAGGATTGTTCGGTCAGTAATGGCAACGATGTCATTAATGCCAGAGTGAGGAATGCTATCGAAAATTCGTTCATTAAACAGATGGAAGAGAACGCAACGTTGGAGGAAGAGACGATGGAGAAAACAGAAGCTGAAGTGGAGAATATCGTAGTCCCTAAGGacgaagataataaaatggaaGAGAGAATGGCTATCAAGGAGAGTTCACTTGGAAAACAAGCgaataaattcaatgaaaatacaaCACGATCGAAAAAGGAGCTACCGGATATGATCAATGAGCTTCCAGGTGCTAAAAATACGGCAAAACGTATAATGGATGCTGTGATCCGCGAAATGGTCGATGCAAAGGTACTAGAACATCATTCGAGATCAGGCAACATCACGGATTACGAAGTGGATAGTTTAGAACGGTCGAAATCTAGCAGAAAGTCGTCTACTTCGCCAGAATCGACCGATCAATCGAGTCCAGCTTTATCCACCGCTTTACCAATGGACGAGGAACTGACGATGCAAAACGCTGTGATTAACACTAGGACCGGTGAAATGATGGTACCGAATAAACTGAACAAGGATATCCTCGAAAGAAGCTATTACAATAGCCTGCCCGAGCTAATTTCTTCGCAAAAATCGGAAAGTTACTCGCTTGTTAGCGAAGTGTACGTGAACGATGGTTATGATAGTCCAGCCTGTAGCGACGATTCTGGGCCAGAAATCCAATACGAGCCCGAGAATCCCGGTCATTTAACTATCAAGGTTCAAGATTCGCCGAAGAACTACGTCAAGCAGGATGAATCTGAATACGAGCCAGACACGTTGGATAGGAAACCGATGAAATTGAAGATCAACGACGACGTAAACTACGAAAAGGACGTTCCTGATGAGATCTATGTGGACTCTCTGGAAAGACCTGCTCAAATCCTCCTTAAAAGCAAAGGCAGTTTTCGCGATCAAGACTCGTCGAAAAATGGCTCGTGTTTGCAACGTGGCTACGGTAGCCTTCGAGAAATCTACGAAGCTAGACTGAAGTCGTGTCCCAAAGACTTGTCTAACAGCACCAAATCGCTAAATGGCCATTTGGATGACTCTATGTCCTGGAAGAAGTGTAAGTATTTAACGCCAGAGACCAGACAGTTGAAGAGGCAACGACAACCGAGCAACCAACCTGACGTGGTACCGTTACCACCTATGGAGGACATCTATCAGCATCCGAAACCACCGCGCCGTGTGAAGGACGCGGAATTACCATCAAACTCTTTGTCAAAAAACTGCTGGGACAGGAGTCCTGCCGAAGCGGGTGACCCTACGACCAGCAACGGTGCTCCTGTCCCGCTTGAACACACCCACGTAGGGACCACTGATTGTTCTTACTCCTGCAAGTCTCAATCGCCCGAGGAATCGATGACAAGGTGCAGACACCAATTGGAAGACCAAATCAGAAGCAATTGCACGCGAGGCAAGTCAAAGTCCAACGTTTCTGCGTCATGGAGCAATCCTCGTAGtcataaagataaaaagaagttgTTCGATCAGTATCATAAACAGGATAACCAAAGGAGGAACAGCGAACCTCAAACTTACAAAAAGCATCTGACAAAACCTTCCAGAAACTGCGAATCGACCAACAATTCCACGAGTCATTTATCCGGTTATCAGCAGCCACGAATGAAAGTAGAAGATAGCGGATACTTAAGCAGCACAGACAGCAATGGCTCGCACAAACAGCTACTGAAACACGAGGTGAGCAGCGTTTCAGAAACCGACGAGACAGAATCCGTATGTGACGGTGCGAGCGAAAGCGGCGCCGAAAGCGTTGGAACAGACAGTGTCTTCTTTGGAAATTTCCGCAGACTCTCAGGCGTGGAAATTGGAGCGAAGCACATGT
- the LOC122570993 gene encoding uncharacterized protein LOC122570993 isoform X2: MLLLVLVLAGCLNVLEIVRCQELSVIRHSDGDIFTLEGSCTEACTVLSSGTASPYTRSPSTAGLVPLNNTCTCQCNHGLPTFREDLHICVNDIHECNVAGFVSNTGQIERVPYVFLPQRGQIIYPHAEIRFEGVSTPVCGITGAQQLGRAGWSELRNLSDTEPPFRLFRDEGRTFLQWIGETGLRAAAEGRVVTAKLVCRDASPKSKLPGVFTPCVAFRVAGSPSKSNVREVMFSSTTQLSQGLSATEYTAIGLSSVILALIYVASVSLYLHSKKARRKIVEEPEISLTPGREVSGLVKNNPLLAASRHFESDTNSGLTESDLGDDLPPSDGEQGFENITSAIVHPHCIYMEQSEGCFGTGSILGERLPEEDVRVVETADNPHQQDVPVLPGAQRRKLYFNPAYFDRQLLLAPPPAAIEFLLKIREVISIAKHKMAAKRFVPTLVGIPEEEMNTEHCDTTKNQQQSASNSAQSSITKSRKSQRCTGCPGCTNSFRDTPALPEPDQTNPGESKVRAWLEDVRSTPQRRWRDAEEARKALQENTKTFNKNLEYLKELAKREFDTDVKGLTGKLLSSWKDNPPMIKTFQNVARSEILETGDRHSISKRSTKSMFEESNYYSSRNEDCSVSNGNDVINARVRNAIENSFIKQMEENATLEEETMEKTEAEVENIVVPKDEDNKMEERMAIKESSLGKQANKFNENTTRSKKELPDMINELPGAKNTAKRIMDAVIREMVDAKVLEHHSRSGNITDYEVDSLERSKSSRKSSTSPESTDQSSPALSTALPMDEELTMQNAVINTRTGEMMVPNKLNKDILERSYYNSLPELISSQKSESYSLVSEVYVNDGYDSPACSDDSGPEIQYEPENPGHLTIKVQDSPKNYVKQDESEYEPDTLDRKPMKLKINDDVNYEKDVPDEIYVDSLERPAQILLKSKGSFRDQDSSKNGSCLQRGYGSLREIYEARLKSCPKDLSNSTKSLNGHLDDSMSWKKCKYLTPETRQLKRQRQPSNQPDVVPLPPMEDIYQHPKPPRRVKDAELPSNSLSKNCWDRSPAEAGDPTTSNGAPVPLEHTHVGTTDCSYSCKSQSPEESMTRCRHQLEDQIRSNCTRGKSKSNVSASWSNPRSHKDKKKLFDQYHKQDNQRRNSEPQTYKKHLTKPSRNCESTNNSTSHLSGYQQPRMKVEDSGYLSSTDSNGSHKQLLKHEVSSVSETDETESVCDGASESGAESVGTDSVFFGNFRRLSGVEIGAKHMYLQPFCTKNENGVLERANFSTSDSETESFITVLPPCGTREPI; the protein is encoded by the exons ATGCTTCTTCTAGTCCTCGTCCTCGCGGGCTGCTTGAACGTTCTCGAGATTGTTCGTTGTCAAGAGCTTTCGGTCATCAGGCACTCCGATGGAGACATTTTCACGTTGGAAG GTTCCTGCACGGAGGCTTGTACGGTGCTCAGCAGCGGAACAGCCAGCCCTTACACACGTAGTCCTTCGACCGCAGGACTCGTTCCTCTCAACAACACCTGCACCTGCCAGTGCAACCACGGCCTCCCTACCTTCCGGGAGGATCTTCACATCTGCGTGAATGATATTCACG AGTGCAACGTGGCTGGTTTCGTCAGTAACACGGGCCAAATCGAAAGGGTGCCGTACGTGTTTTTACCTCAACGTGGCCAAATAATATACCCCCATGCAGAAATTCGATTCGAAG GTGTGAGCACGCCAGTGTGTGGTATAACCGGAGCTCAGCAATTAGGACGCGCAGGATGGTCAGAATTGAGAAACCTTTCGGACACCGAACCACCCTTCAGGCTGTTTCGTGACGAAGGAAGAACGTTCCTTCAG TGGATAGGTGAAACGGGACTAAGAGCGGCAGCTGAGGGTCGAGTAGTGACGGCCAAACTCGTCTGCAGAGACGCCTCGCCGAAGTCGAAGCTTCCCGGCGTCTTCACCCCGTGCGTGGCTTTCAGGGTCGCTGGTTCTCCGTCTAAAAGTA ACGTTCGAGAAGTGATGTTCTCTTCGACGACACAACTCTCGCAAGGTCTTTCCGCCACGGAATACACGGCCATCGGTCTTTCATCCGTGATCCTTGCCTTGATCTACGTTGCGAGCGTGTCCTTGTATCTTCATAGTAAAAAAGCTAGGAGGAAAATCGTCGAGGAGCCGGAAATAAGCTTGACTCCTGGCCGAGAAGTTAGTGGATTGGTGAAGAACAATCCTTTGCTCGCTGCTTCGAGACACTTCGAGAGCGATACTAACAGCGGCTTAACGGAGAGCGATCTTGGCGATGATCTGCCACCGAGCGACGGTGAACAGGGATTTGAAAAT ATTACTTCGGCTATTGTTCATCCCCATTGCATTTACATGGAACAATCTGAGGGTTGCTTTGGAACTGGATCGATTCTAGGTGAAAGACTGCCAGAAGAGGATGTACGAGTCGTGGAAACTGCGGATAATCCGCATCAACAGGATGTGCCGGTGTTACCCGGGGCTCAGAGAAGAAAACTGTACTTCAACCCCGCTTATTTCGACAGACAATTGTTGCTT GCGCCCCCTCCAGCAGCCATCGAGTTCCTTCTCAAAATTCGGGAAGTTATCTCTATCGCGAAGCACAAAATGGCCGCAAAGAGATTCGTTCCTACTCTCGTCG GTATACCGGAAGAAGAAATGAACACGGAGCACTGCGACACCACGAAAAATCAGCAACAATCAGCTTCGAATTCGGCTCAGAGTTCTATTACGAAGTCACGGAAGTCTCAACGATGCACCGGATGCCCAGGTTGCACAAACTCGTTCAGGGACACTCCCGCGCTTCCGGAACCTGATCAAACGAATCCAGGTGAGAGTAAAGTTCGCGCATGGTTAGAGGACGTCAGATCAACGCCTCAACGACGTTGGCGAGACGCGGAGGAAGCTCGGAAAGCGCTTCAGGAAAATACTAAAACCTTCAACAAGAACTTGGAGTATTTAAAAGAGCTGGCCAAACGAGAATTCGACACAGACGTGAAAGGTTTAACAGGAAAACTCCTTTCTTCGTGGAAGGATAATCCACCGATGATAAAAACGTTCCAAAACGTCGCAAGAAGCGAAATCCTGGAGACAGGCGATCGGCATAGCATTTCAAAACGTTCGACCAAGTCGATGTTCGAGGAATCGAACTATTATTCGTCGAGGAACGAGGATTGTTCGGTCAGTAATGGCAACGATGTCATTAATGCCAGAGTGAGGAATGCTATCGAAAATTCGTTCATTAAACAGATGGAAGAGAACGCAACGTTGGAGGAAGAGACGATGGAGAAAACAGAAGCTGAAGTGGAGAATATCGTAGTCCCTAAGGacgaagataataaaatggaaGAGAGAATGGCTATCAAGGAGAGTTCACTTGGAAAACAAGCgaataaattcaatgaaaatacaaCACGATCGAAAAAGGAGCTACCGGATATGATCAATGAGCTTCCAGGTGCTAAAAATACGGCAAAACGTATAATGGATGCTGTGATCCGCGAAATGGTCGATGCAAAGGTACTAGAACATCATTCGAGATCAGGCAACATCACGGATTACGAAGTGGATAGTTTAGAACGGTCGAAATCTAGCAGAAAGTCGTCTACTTCGCCAGAATCGACCGATCAATCGAGTCCAGCTTTATCCACCGCTTTACCAATGGACGAGGAACTGACGATGCAAAACGCTGTGATTAACACTAGGACCGGTGAAATGATGGTACCGAATAAACTGAACAAGGATATCCTCGAAAGAAGCTATTACAATAGCCTGCCCGAGCTAATTTCTTCGCAAAAATCGGAAAGTTACTCGCTTGTTAGCGAAGTGTACGTGAACGATGGTTATGATAGTCCAGCCTGTAGCGACGATTCTGGGCCAGAAATCCAATACGAGCCCGAGAATCCCGGTCATTTAACTATCAAGGTTCAAGATTCGCCGAAGAACTACGTCAAGCAGGATGAATCTGAATACGAGCCAGACACGTTGGATAGGAAACCGATGAAATTGAAGATCAACGACGACGTAAACTACGAAAAGGACGTTCCTGATGAGATCTATGTGGACTCTCTGGAAAGACCTGCTCAAATCCTCCTTAAAAGCAAAGGCAGTTTTCGCGATCAAGACTCGTCGAAAAATGGCTCGTGTTTGCAACGTGGCTACGGTAGCCTTCGAGAAATCTACGAAGCTAGACTGAAGTCGTGTCCCAAAGACTTGTCTAACAGCACCAAATCGCTAAATGGCCATTTGGATGACTCTATGTCCTGGAAGAAGTGTAAGTATTTAACGCCAGAGACCAGACAGTTGAAGAGGCAACGACAACCGAGCAACCAACCTGACGTGGTACCGTTACCACCTATGGAGGACATCTATCAGCATCCGAAACCACCGCGCCGTGTGAAGGACGCGGAATTACCATCAAACTCTTTGTCAAAAAACTGCTGGGACAGGAGTCCTGCCGAAGCGGGTGACCCTACGACCAGCAACGGTGCTCCTGTCCCGCTTGAACACACCCACGTAGGGACCACTGATTGTTCTTACTCCTGCAAGTCTCAATCGCCCGAGGAATCGATGACAAGGTGCAGACACCAATTGGAAGACCAAATCAGAAGCAATTGCACGCGAGGCAAGTCAAAGTCCAACGTTTCTGCGTCATGGAGCAATCCTCGTAGtcataaagataaaaagaagttgTTCGATCAGTATCATAAACAGGATAACCAAAGGAGGAACAGCGAACCTCAAACTTACAAAAAGCATCTGACAAAACCTTCCAGAAACTGCGAATCGACCAACAATTCCACGAGTCATTTATCCGGTTATCAGCAGCCACGAATGAAAGTAGAAGATAGCGGATACTTAAGCAGCACAGACAGCAATGGCTCGCACAAACAGCTACTGAAACACGAGGTGAGCAGCGTTTCAGAAACCGACGAGACAGAATCCGTATGTGACGGTGCGAGCGAAAGCGGCGCCGAAAGCGTTGGAACAGACAGTGTCTTCTTTGGAAATTTCCGCAGACTCTCAGGCGTGGAAATTGGAGCGAAGCACATGT
- the LOC122570993 gene encoding uncharacterized protein LOC122570993 isoform X3, whose product MFSSTTQLSQGLSATEYTAIGLSSVILALIYVASVSLYLHSKKARRKIVEEPEISLTPGREVSGLVKNNPLLAASRHFESDTNSGLTESDLGDDLPPSDGEQGFENITSAIVHPHCIYMEQSEGCFGTGSILGERLPEEDVRVVETADNPHQQDVPVLPGAQRRKLYFNPAYFDRQLLLAPPPAAIEFLLKIREVISIAKHKMAAKRFVPTLVGIPEEEMNTEHCDTTKNQQQSASNSAQSSITKSRKSQRCTGCPGCTNSFRDTPALPEPDQTNPGESKVRAWLEDVRSTPQRRWRDAEEARKALQENTKTFNKNLEYLKELAKREFDTDVKGLTGKLLSSWKDNPPMIKTFQNVARSEILETGDRHSISKRSTKSMFEESNYYSSRNEDCSVSNGNDVINARVRNAIENSFIKQMEENATLEEETMEKTEAEVENIVVPKDEDNKMEERMAIKESSLGKQANKFNENTTRSKKELPDMINELPGAKNTAKRIMDAVIREMVDAKVLEHHSRSGNITDYEVDSLERSKSSRKSSTSPESTDQSSPALSTALPMDEELTMQNAVINTRTGEMMVPNKLNKDILERSYYNSLPELISSQKSESYSLVSEVYVNDGYDSPACSDDSGPEIQYEPENPGHLTIKVQDSPKNYVKQDESEYEPDTLDRKPMKLKINDDVNYEKDVPDEIYVDSLERPAQILLKSKGSFRDQDSSKNGSCLQRGYGSLREIYEARLKSCPKDLSNSTKSLNGHLDDSMSWKKCKYLTPETRQLKRQRQPSNQPDVVPLPPMEDIYQHPKPPRRVKDAELPSNSLSKNCWDRSPAEAGDPTTSNGAPVPLEHTHVGTTDCSYSCKSQSPEESMTRCRHQLEDQIRSNCTRGKSKSNVSASWSNPRSHKDKKKLFDQYHKQDNQRRNSEPQTYKKHLTKPSRNCESTNNSTSHLSGYQQPRMKVEDSGYLSSTDSNGSHKQLLKHEVSSVSETDETESVCDGASESGAESVGTDSVFFGNFRRLSGVEIGAKHMYLQPFCTKNENGVLERANFSTSDSETESFITVLPPCGTREPI is encoded by the exons ATGTTCTCTTCGACGACACAACTCTCGCAAGGTCTTTCCGCCACGGAATACACGGCCATCGGTCTTTCATCCGTGATCCTTGCCTTGATCTACGTTGCGAGCGTGTCCTTGTATCTTCATAGTAAAAAAGCTAGGAGGAAAATCGTCGAGGAGCCGGAAATAAGCTTGACTCCTGGCCGAGAAGTTAGTGGATTGGTGAAGAACAATCCTTTGCTCGCTGCTTCGAGACACTTCGAGAGCGATACTAACAGCGGCTTAACGGAGAGCGATCTTGGCGATGATCTGCCACCGAGCGACGGTGAACAGGGATTTGAAAAT ATTACTTCGGCTATTGTTCATCCCCATTGCATTTACATGGAACAATCTGAGGGTTGCTTTGGAACTGGATCGATTCTAGGTGAAAGACTGCCAGAAGAGGATGTACGAGTCGTGGAAACTGCGGATAATCCGCATCAACAGGATGTGCCGGTGTTACCCGGGGCTCAGAGAAGAAAACTGTACTTCAACCCCGCTTATTTCGACAGACAATTGTTGCTT GCGCCCCCTCCAGCAGCCATCGAGTTCCTTCTCAAAATTCGGGAAGTTATCTCTATCGCGAAGCACAAAATGGCCGCAAAGAGATTCGTTCCTACTCTCGTCG GTATACCGGAAGAAGAAATGAACACGGAGCACTGCGACACCACGAAAAATCAGCAACAATCAGCTTCGAATTCGGCTCAGAGTTCTATTACGAAGTCACGGAAGTCTCAACGATGCACCGGATGCCCAGGTTGCACAAACTCGTTCAGGGACACTCCCGCGCTTCCGGAACCTGATCAAACGAATCCAGGTGAGAGTAAAGTTCGCGCATGGTTAGAGGACGTCAGATCAACGCCTCAACGACGTTGGCGAGACGCGGAGGAAGCTCGGAAAGCGCTTCAGGAAAATACTAAAACCTTCAACAAGAACTTGGAGTATTTAAAAGAGCTGGCCAAACGAGAATTCGACACAGACGTGAAAGGTTTAACAGGAAAACTCCTTTCTTCGTGGAAGGATAATCCACCGATGATAAAAACGTTCCAAAACGTCGCAAGAAGCGAAATCCTGGAGACAGGCGATCGGCATAGCATTTCAAAACGTTCGACCAAGTCGATGTTCGAGGAATCGAACTATTATTCGTCGAGGAACGAGGATTGTTCGGTCAGTAATGGCAACGATGTCATTAATGCCAGAGTGAGGAATGCTATCGAAAATTCGTTCATTAAACAGATGGAAGAGAACGCAACGTTGGAGGAAGAGACGATGGAGAAAACAGAAGCTGAAGTGGAGAATATCGTAGTCCCTAAGGacgaagataataaaatggaaGAGAGAATGGCTATCAAGGAGAGTTCACTTGGAAAACAAGCgaataaattcaatgaaaatacaaCACGATCGAAAAAGGAGCTACCGGATATGATCAATGAGCTTCCAGGTGCTAAAAATACGGCAAAACGTATAATGGATGCTGTGATCCGCGAAATGGTCGATGCAAAGGTACTAGAACATCATTCGAGATCAGGCAACATCACGGATTACGAAGTGGATAGTTTAGAACGGTCGAAATCTAGCAGAAAGTCGTCTACTTCGCCAGAATCGACCGATCAATCGAGTCCAGCTTTATCCACCGCTTTACCAATGGACGAGGAACTGACGATGCAAAACGCTGTGATTAACACTAGGACCGGTGAAATGATGGTACCGAATAAACTGAACAAGGATATCCTCGAAAGAAGCTATTACAATAGCCTGCCCGAGCTAATTTCTTCGCAAAAATCGGAAAGTTACTCGCTTGTTAGCGAAGTGTACGTGAACGATGGTTATGATAGTCCAGCCTGTAGCGACGATTCTGGGCCAGAAATCCAATACGAGCCCGAGAATCCCGGTCATTTAACTATCAAGGTTCAAGATTCGCCGAAGAACTACGTCAAGCAGGATGAATCTGAATACGAGCCAGACACGTTGGATAGGAAACCGATGAAATTGAAGATCAACGACGACGTAAACTACGAAAAGGACGTTCCTGATGAGATCTATGTGGACTCTCTGGAAAGACCTGCTCAAATCCTCCTTAAAAGCAAAGGCAGTTTTCGCGATCAAGACTCGTCGAAAAATGGCTCGTGTTTGCAACGTGGCTACGGTAGCCTTCGAGAAATCTACGAAGCTAGACTGAAGTCGTGTCCCAAAGACTTGTCTAACAGCACCAAATCGCTAAATGGCCATTTGGATGACTCTATGTCCTGGAAGAAGTGTAAGTATTTAACGCCAGAGACCAGACAGTTGAAGAGGCAACGACAACCGAGCAACCAACCTGACGTGGTACCGTTACCACCTATGGAGGACATCTATCAGCATCCGAAACCACCGCGCCGTGTGAAGGACGCGGAATTACCATCAAACTCTTTGTCAAAAAACTGCTGGGACAGGAGTCCTGCCGAAGCGGGTGACCCTACGACCAGCAACGGTGCTCCTGTCCCGCTTGAACACACCCACGTAGGGACCACTGATTGTTCTTACTCCTGCAAGTCTCAATCGCCCGAGGAATCGATGACAAGGTGCAGACACCAATTGGAAGACCAAATCAGAAGCAATTGCACGCGAGGCAAGTCAAAGTCCAACGTTTCTGCGTCATGGAGCAATCCTCGTAGtcataaagataaaaagaagttgTTCGATCAGTATCATAAACAGGATAACCAAAGGAGGAACAGCGAACCTCAAACTTACAAAAAGCATCTGACAAAACCTTCCAGAAACTGCGAATCGACCAACAATTCCACGAGTCATTTATCCGGTTATCAGCAGCCACGAATGAAAGTAGAAGATAGCGGATACTTAAGCAGCACAGACAGCAATGGCTCGCACAAACAGCTACTGAAACACGAGGTGAGCAGCGTTTCAGAAACCGACGAGACAGAATCCGTATGTGACGGTGCGAGCGAAAGCGGCGCCGAAAGCGTTGGAACAGACAGTGTCTTCTTTGGAAATTTCCGCAGACTCTCAGGCGTGGAAATTGGAGCGAAGCACATGT